TGATGGCTCATTATCCACATTGACAGCAGAGATCAGGTTGTGGAACGGATTGGCGAGGATTAATGAGTATCATTGTCGATGATGATTTGATAAAGCCTAATGAAATGTATTGTATTTATAGCCAATAAGTTATTTagccttttttttttactctcaTATCTGTCGCCTATGAATTCAGGAAAAAAGAATGTGCACTGCAGCCTCAGCCAACCTGTTAATTGATGTTTGAGAATAATTGTAGGCTACTCTGGCTGCCAGACGATGTCGTAGACATGTCTGTCGTGTCCTGTCTCCTTGCTTATTCGTAGTTGTGGATATTTCTGTCAGCGTTTGAATGAGGGATCGATCTTAAAATATCATATTCATACATTTAAAATAGCCTAGATAGGCATgtcattatttatatattttaaggCTCAGAGACAGCTATTCTTTATACTCTCCTTGCAGTGAATGTGACTTTTCATCTTGAATAAAATAAGAAAGGTTTCGCAGAAAGTGACAGCGAGCTTTGGAGTGAGGACATTTGTACTGTATCTTAGGAGTGATGGCGGCGTCTGCACCTTCCTCGTCTGGCAACGAACCGGATCCCAACTCGACAAATTTACGACCACCAGGCTCAAGTAGGTCCATCACAGATAAAACGCTATTTCACTTGTGCTATTTACTTTGTGGGCAATGCCATTAATCATTTCCATGGAGGAAAAAAAACTGTACCATTCTAAATGCCTCCCACGCAACAAATCACCGCATCATTGCATGCGCAGCAGACCTCCCGGCATCTGCTTGATAGACGGATCTTGCTGTCAAAATCGGTTGATGTCCTCTAAAAACATGAACTGAAGCAATTAGAAAATACTAATGGCTAGGCTAGTACCATCCTGTCGGTATTGATAAATGCAAAAATCCCAAAAGAATTTAACATGATCTTCCCCAAAAAATATACAGCCTTCTTGAATTATTATTCTGCTGTAATaagcctattattattattattattattattattattattattgcctTCCATAAAGAGACTATAGTAGGCTATATTTGTCAGTGTATTTATACCGTCGTGGTTGAATAAAAAGTGAGAGTGAATTTAATGCTAATTTATTATGTGCAAAGTGGCGTTAATTGTAGCCACACTAAATTGGCATTAATGGCATGTGTTCAAGCACCTTATTGTACCTTCAGCTGAGGGGGGATGTGGAGATGTAAGCGGCCAACAGCGCTGCCTCAATACTTTTTATTATCCAAGAGCTATTGAAGACAAACGTAACTAACCTAGAGCCTCGGCTACATTCCAATTAGTTGCCCAAGCACATTCATATTTTGATGCAATGCTCGCCATAAATGTCCTATTTTTCCTCACATACAACCATAAAGCTCTGATTTGATATAGACTACACTCCAATGTAAATTATGCATTTGCAAATGTAAAAGATGAAACCACGAATTTGTATTTGACGTCAGATCAGAGTTAAATGTAGAAAAACTGCACCTCCGTTTTTCTCACCAGAAAAGGGATTCAGTCAGTGCTGAATTTGCTTGCAAAACTGTGCTTGCTTTGGGCTTGATGGTGTGCCAAAGCAATGAGACTGTTGCCGTGCCAGTATTAGGCTACAACTATTAATGTGCAACTTCAATTGTGTCTGTATCTCATTTGACATCAATGCATAATACGCGAGAATCCGAAATATGCTCGTGGATATCAAGCTTATTCCACCCATAATTGGCATAATTATTTGGCATTATACACGTCTTATTTCAGATATTTCTGTTGTCTTTGCATTTGTCTTCATGGGTGTAACATTGGCGTAGATTTGGTCCAGATATATGTGATTTGTGATCCTAAGCAGCGGTTAAACGTCATTCTGTGTGGAGCTGTCTGTCCCTTCCACTGGCCGCTTTTCCAGGGTCAATTTCAACAGAATTCTTCAATtcctagacccccccccccccccccccccccccccccccctcctcacacacagacacacaacaactCCCCACCTCCCCAATTTAATCCATGGGAGCCCTTGATAGCGACGTAATGCTCAGCCCTTTTTGTCACTGGCCAATGTCTGGTGATGCATGTCTGATCTTTTCAGCATCTTCTCACCCAATTAGTTCATTTGCACAGTCAGAAATGGCTAAATCGTGGAATGTTCAGCTGAAATGCCACGTTATAGGCCTATGGCCATAGTGGTATCATTGGGATAGAGCAGAtgaattaaaacacacacacagatacatgttAATTGATAGTCGTATGCATTGTTTTATCCAACATGCTTCAATATTTTCCCATCCATCACTTTGAGTTTGGGAGTATTTTTGCAGAAATAATATGCACTTGAGGCCTAATGTAAGGGCCTTCTCAATAGTTTTCCAAAATTATTTTAGGCTATGACGCTTGGTGTGGAGTTGCTCACGGATGTTCTAGAAAATTGGGAATGAAGATATGTGGTAAGTTTACTATTTTCATGTCATTTATTTTCGTGGACCTCATAATACATGTTCATGTAGGCTTTTGTTCTTAAGTGTATTTTAGAATGCAATTAGTCCTACGTCAAATAATTAACTGAAGAAATATCATAGCCTACATTATGTAACCTATGTTTCATATTTTATATGTTTCTCAACGTCGAGCAAGCAGACCATTCTGATATCTGATGAATAGGCTATTAGCCATACTGTTTTGGGCTAATACACAAAGACTGTGAAGCCTAGGCGGCTGTGATTACCTTCTGCCCCTTTCTTCTTTCTCTGGTCGATTGAGTGGGTTTTCATGAAGAAAGAATCAAAATGGCCATATTGATTATTACCACTGAATTTATAGTAACAAACCTGTTTTTTAATCAATATTAAAATCAGTTTGAAAAACAGCAGAGACTAGCTATTGGTCCAAAAATAACTATAGGTCTACGTTGGCACTTCCCAAAATGGAATATGAGCTCTCTTTAATCTTGGATATGttttcaatgtgtgtgttttcttaccTTGCTTTAAAAAATATAGAATTCTTAATCAAATCGTACTATTGCGCCCTCTTATGGCCTACCTGGAAAAACATATACGTTTGCCAATGCTTAATGACCTTGGAATAAACAAATAGCCGGCTAAATTATGCAACccccttttcattatttttagGTAATTTCGACTGAAACATGAACATGTACAGTTGATTTTACTACATTCATTGTAGTTATCCACAAGTAAGATAGCCTATCTTTGTATTTGCTGAGCCAAATCTTAATATCTTATTATACGCACCTGCCTTTGTCTTTTTCTCAAAATATATCTGTAGCCTCTGAGCGGGTGTCATTTATTAAAGAGCTATATTTGGTGGAAATGATTGGAATCGGTCCTTATCATGATGCGAGTCCATCAGAAGAGAAAAGATTACTCTCATCGCGATAGTCATCTTTTCTGCTCCAGGGAACTCAAATCGCAATTCGTCAAGGTTCTGTTTTGCAGAGATAGTAGGACTACTGTCTGTCTTCTCCACTATACGCACCGATTAAGTGGAAGCAAAATGCATTAGCCCTATCTGATATGGCCAAGCGTTGAGTCTATTGTTATTGAGCCATCAGGGCCAATCAAGGACCAACAGTATAGGCCTATTTTCATTTGccagtcaagtcagttaagaataaattattatttacaatgatggccctATGGGCCTCCCattcacggccggatgtgatacagcctagattcgaaccagggtgtatgtagtgatgcctcttgcactgagatgcagtgccttagacgtctgcgccacttgggagcccgaTTCAAAGGATAAATCTAGTTTGATGTTTCAATGCGATATTTATGCCATTTTTACGTTTTGGTTTGATCTGATTCACTATATAGGCCTATAGGCCCGTTTTCCACTTTCATCTCTGTTTATTAAGTGCAATGATATTGGTTTAAAAACAACATCAAATGCTTGACCTAGTGAAATATTGGATGTATGCTTATTCGGGGTATAATCTAACATATCCTTTCTGAATGTGAAATAATACAATTATCTACAATTAGTCTATattgaaaacaaaataaaaataaattaacagTAAAAATACTTCCAACTATCATCTCCTGATACACTTTTATGTGGTTTTATTTATTACTCTAAAAGGGTGTGGGATATCGTTTCACATCTTGTAGGCCTAGCTAGTTTATCTGAAATATTGCGTTGTTGATTGTATAATAAGATCATAAATAAGATCACATTGCAGGACTTTGTATTACTAATAATCTTAGCAGAACATTTGGAATAGGTGTTCTTTTTTTCGAAGGCCAACCTagaaatacatttttgaaaaaaaaaaaaaatcggtatAGGTTAATAAATAAGATTTGAGTTAATGTGGTGTCCTCCACAGGTCTATGAACAGATAGCCTATAAAATGTCCCATATATCATCACAGCCCAGTCCAACTATTAGGTCTGACTTCAGGCTTTAATGACATCGGTTCACTTCATTGTGTGCTCTTCCCTGCTTACTGAAGTGGAATCTGTCGGAGGGAATTAATACGAATTTACAGCTACACGAAATGACGGCTATTTGTTTTTGCTTGACTGGCTTTTGGTGCTGCTGTCACTGGGCTCAACCTCCCACTGACTCTTCCTCCCATAAAAGGCTTCCCTGGACAGGATGGGAATTTTCTCAAAACCAACCCACACCACGTCATTGTCAGCTCAATCAGTGAGAGACATTTAGGCATGTGTTTTGTGTAAAAAGGGTGTCATCAAAATGTTTGGGATTGGGAGTGATGATAGTAATCACTCATTTCAATCCTCTGCCCCTTGCAACAATTTAGGATTTTTGCAGAAGAACAACAACCTCGAGGAGAAGATTAGATCGTCGAAGGACCTGCTGGATAACAGCGACAGGGATTCCCGTTTCAGACGCACGGAGACGGACTTTTCCAATCTATTTGCTAGAGGTAGATGTCCGGATTATTTTCATTATGGGAAACGTAGGCCTATGAATAAAAAGGATGTAGGGAACTTGTTGATGTTCGCTTTGTTCAGTTGTTTTACATGGAACATGAGTCAATTTAAAATCTTAAATGTTGTTACTGATGCAAAGATTAGCCTGATTTGATCTGGTTTGAAAATACCACATCTTTATAATCAGTCTAAATCTCTGGGATTTCTTTCAATTTAGTCATGTTTGATGATAAAAGGTAtttttttcattaaaaaaaaaaactttttgtgGAAAATAAGAAAACCCTAAATCATTAGGTTGTTagtaatttaaattgaattgattgcTATGCCTATTTGAAACCAATATTCACCATTTGGTTTACCATAATGACGGGCTAGATCAAGTTGTAATAGCTGTAAAATAGCATAGGCTACTCAGGGATACTCACTGGAGAAATACCAAAAAGGCTCATTCGTTTGTTGCTGGAAATGACATTCTAATTTATATAATTTATACCAGCTTTAGAGAGGAAAACCAAAGAAATAGTTTACAAGATGTGAAGTAGAATGAAGTCATGACACATTCTACAGAAGATTGTGAAAGTAAGCTCTTAAAAACATCCTCAAGTGAGGAAGGATGCAAACAAAAGtgatggattacattttttttcgaAAATGTGAAAAACACAAATACTGTTGACATGCTTCAATTTCTCACCCTAGATTTATTACCAGCTAAAAATGGAGAGGAGCCAACTATGCAGTTTTTGTTGGAGGTGGTGGATATTCTCACAAACTACGTCCGGAAGACCTTCGACAGATCCACCAAGGTCCTGGACTTCCACCACCCCCACCAGCTGCTGGAAGGCATGGAGGGCTTCAACCTGGAGCTATCTGACCAACCTGAATCTCTGGAGCAGATCCTGGTGGACTGTAGGGATACCCTGAAATACGGAGTGAGAACAGgtgaggacagaggagacagaggcatAAAGCATGGCTAAACCCCCTCAGCACAATCAATATCTCTCTCATTTGTCTACAATGTGGTTTAATGATTACAGATGATCCCATAGTTGAATGATGAAGCTTTCATGAGAAATGTATCAAAAGACAAATGGTGTTGTCTCTCCCTTCTAGGTCACCCCAGGTTTTTCAATCAGCTCTCTACCGGCTTAGACATCATTGGCTTGTCAGGAGAATGGCTCACCTCCACTGCAAACACTAACATGTGAGTGGTCTTTATCTCCCCACAGTTATTACACATTTGTTATGATACATTTATATGTGTTTATTCGTAAAAGTCACAGGAACTTTACAATTTTGGAAATATGTGTATAGTATTAAAGTAGTCCTGTCGATTTTGTAAACAATGTGCCTAAACAAAGGGTCTTAGTGAGAGTTGCGTAACATAGTTTTCGTTTAAGGCAGGGGATTGTGATAAGAGGTTGAAGGATCTAATTAGGCAGAGAGTGGATTTCGTTTGGTTTTACATACCGTCTGGCGTTGAAGAAAAATGGCAATTCATACCGTTTCAAATGGCCTCTGAAGATTTAGTTTGAAGATGAAGATCAGTGGAAGTGACATATTTAGGGCCTTTCATAAGCTCAGCCCTTTCATAAGTGAAAGATCCCAAGGATGCTCTTACAGACTGCCTTTTAAGCAAGCAAAAAGGGAGAGTTGTGTGAGTTCACTATCTGTTtgctttattgttgttgttgaccgacactgtggctgtagtcaGATAATACAGCCCTGCAGGCAAACTAAATTGCATATTGATTAGCATTCAAAGTTATATTGGGTGGTTGTTTTATGGAATGCTCTTTGCCTCAGAGATTTTATGGAATGCTCTTTGCCACAACAGAATGAGATATGCCCCTGAGATCTTCTGCGCAAATGTGAACAATAGACAATTGTGATTCAATATTGCTTTTCCTGTGGCAAAGGAAATCTGTAAGAGACAGCATGGCGATACACCAGGTGCCCAGGGTCTTGTCCAAGAGAAACGTTGATGCTTCGTTGGCCATGGACTATTGTTGACCAGTACACACAGATTACCAGCTGAGGCTTCCAAGTCAGTTAAGGCACTGGTCAGAGTGTATCAGCTGCTGTAAAATGCTGATCTTGTCTATGATGTCAGCCTGGGAACCCATCACAGCATTGTAAAAATCatctttacaaaaaaaaaaaacatacgaTATGAAAAATATTGTGTTGTGAACATTGATAAAACATTGCATTTCTGAGTGGTAAGAACCAGAGTAATCTGTGTGGTCATGGTCAATTTCCATACATTTTTGGGGCCTAAACACAGCACAGAAATACAAGCTCACCACCAAGGCTTGTCTTCTTCATGTTAGGGATTCAATTATTCATTTTGCCTGGCCCCTGACTTAATTAAAGGGTCAAAACATGGCCTGGCTGACTTGACCTTCTATGTATTGTAATCCTCAAAGGATGTATCCCTCTTTGCGCCCAGTGTTTTGAAGAGTGTTTAGTTGGTCCAGCTCATGGGATTGATATGGTGCTGAAGATCTCCTGGTGAGAGTGCTGCCACCCTGTGTATGCTATATAGCAACACTGCTGTAGATGAGTTGAATCAGAGGGTATGACTGCATCCATATTTGTTATTTGCATGAGCTAATTACTCCATCATCATTAATTACCCCTGACACGTATTGATTCCCACTACTAGGTTGACAATCACGTCCCAGGGTTATCATCAGGATTACTCTACATAAGTGAGCGAGTGCAAATTCATTTGGGACAATAGCTCCGGACTCATTTTAAACATTTCTGCTGGATAGGATGAGCCAGAGAACAAAACAAAATAAGTGCTGTGTGTATGGCACAGTGTGATACACTGCATTGCCCCACTAATGCATTGACTCATTGCATGAATAGACAGGCAGTGTAATGAGAAGAGCATTGGGCAGGACATAGTGACGATAGATGAGTTAGATGGGGATCCATTTCATTCTACATTGATCTTGCACTACCCTGGAGGAAGTTTCTAATGATATGGAAACAATCATTTATGTTGTAATTGTGATTGCATTGAATAAACATGATCGCAATGATATAATTCCTATTCTAAAAGGAGAAACGACCATTCTTCCATCATTACTCTCTGTGAGACGGGCCATGAGggtaatatactgttttaattcAAAACACATTGAAAACAAGCTCCGTGGAAGCTGGCCTCAAGACTAACCTCAGATGCAAAGGCAATGACGCTCTCATTGTGTTGCCTCACGTTTCTAGCCTCTTCTTCTTGCTAACTCAGAGACAGGCGCTCCCTCTTGGTGGGATATTCTTAATGGACTTCAGACTATGTGACATTGATGTTCTTTCTCATTCCACTGCAACAAATGGTATCCGTAATACAATGTAACAGAGCTATCACTGAATCGCGACGGCGTTGAAAGTAGTAAGCGTGTTCCATTCTTTTCTCTGGCTTCAACGTGGCATTGCTCAATATACACATTAAGAAACATATGTAATGATAATTCAACAAAACAACACAATTTAAATCTATTTTGCACAAAATAATAGAAAAAATAAGCCACAATTATTGGCCTTTATCACAATGGTGATGCCTTATCCTGGGATTTTGCCACCTGCCTTCATTGATTCTGTTGTTGTCAATATAGACAATGTAGATATGAGAAACGCATGACAATATGAGAGTTCAAGGCCAGTGATAGAATGGATTTCTATTGGTAGTGGGTAACTGAAGACAGGTGCTCTGTATTTCAGGTTCACCTATGAGATTGCCCCAGTCTTCGTGCTCATGGAACAGCTGACGCTGAAGAAGATGAGGGAGATCATTGGCTGGCCTGATGGAGAGGGCGATGGGATATTCTCACCAGGTGAGTGCGAAGCCAATTCTGATGAACAGTTATGAATTCAGCCATGCCTTGAGAAACTGAGGTgggaataaatcaaatcaaatttatttttcaaatcaaatttatttatatcaaatcaaatttatttatatagcccttcgtacatcagctgatatctcaaagtgctgtacagaaacccagcctaaaaccccaaacagcaagcaatgcaggtgtaaaagcacggtggctaggaaaaactccctagaaaggccagaacctaggaagaaacctagagaggaaccaggctatgtggggtggccagtcctcttctggctgtgccgggtggagattataacagaacatggccaagatgttcaaatgttcataaatgaccagcatggtcgaataataataaggcagaacagttgaaactggagcagcagcacggtcaggtggactggggacagcaaggagtcatcatgtcaggtagtcctggggcatggtcctagggctcaggtcctccgagagagagaaagaaagagagaattagagagagcatatgtggggcggccagtcctcttctggctgtgccgggtggagattataacagaacatggccaagatgttcaaatgttcataaatgaccagcatggtcgaataataataaggcagaacagttgaaactggagcagcagcacagtcaggtggactggggacagcaaggagtcatcatgtcaggtagtcctggggcatggtcctagggctcaggtcctccgagacagagaaagaaagagagatggagagaattagagaacgcacacttagattcacacaagacaccgaataggacaggagaagtactccagatataacaaactgaccctagccccccgacacaaactactgcagcataaatactggaggctgagacaggaggggtcaggagacactgtggccccatccgaggacacccccggacagggccaaacaggaaggatataaccccacccactttgccaaagcacagcccccacaccactagagggatatcttcaaccaccaacttaccattctgagacaaggctgagtatagcccacaaagatctccgccatggcacaacccaagggggggcgccaacccagacaggatgaccacatcagtgaatcaacccactcaggtgacgcaccccttccagggacggcatgagagagccccagtaagccagtgactcagcccctgtaatagggttggaggcagagaatcccagtggaaagagaggaaccggccaggcagagacagcaagggtggttcgttgctccagagcctttccgttcactttcccactcctgggccagactacactcaatcatatgacccactgaagagatgagtcttcagtaaagacttaaaggttgagaccgagtttgcgtctctgacatgggtaggcagaccgttccataaaaatggagctctataggagaaagccctgcctccagctgtttgcttagaaattctagggacaattaggaggcctgcgtcttgtgaccgtagcgtacgtgtaggtatgtacggcaggaccaaatcagagagataggtaggagcaagcccatgtaatgctttgtaggttaggagtaaaaccttgaaatcagcccttgctttgacaggaagccattgtagggaggctagcactggagtaatatgatcaaattgtttggttctagtcaggattctagcagctgtatttagcactaactgaagtttatttaaaCCTACCGTTACAGATGAAGATTCCTTACACAAGCCTTCAGATAATCGAATGCAGTTTAGTGAAAGATTGTATGCAACGTTTGTGCAGGTGGAGCGATATCCAACATGTACAGTGTGATGATCGCCCGCTACAAGTTCTTCCCTGAAGTCAAGACCAAAGGCATGACTGCTGCCCCCAGACTGGTGCTCTTCACCTCTGAGCATGTAAGTCTCATCCAACATTAATTTCCACAGCAGAACAGGTCTCCTGTCTCAGAAGCAGTATTGTATTACCAAGACAACGtcttattgttatttattgtcaCTGCTTGATTGACCCTGTCTATTCTGTATAAAGGGTTTGTGGCATGCCTGATTCAAAGCAACACAACAAATACAACCATTGGACAGTACATCAGCTGACTATATGCCAGAGCTCAGCTGATAGGTTCGTAGTCTAATGTCATGCTCATGTGTTTTGTCAGAGCCACTACTCTATAAAGAAAGCCAGTGCTGCTCTGGGCTTTGGAACAGAAAACCTGATCCTGTTGAGCACAGATGAGAGGTTTGTGGAGCCATGTCCAATTTACTGCACTGAATGAACCAACCCAGTGAGAACATCCCTTTGACGTGTCTTGTTTGCTTCTCTAGAGGGAGAGTCATTCCCGCTGATTTGGAAGCCAAGGTCATCGATGCCAAGGCGAGGGTGAGTTTTCAAACTGTCAGCCAATCAACTTCAAACTGTGGATTCGTATCCCCTGAAGACATGAAATACCTTCCGTTTGTTTCTGCACAATGATGCGATGCACTGACACAGAATTCAAATGAGAACAGCTGCCTAAAATGAATCTAGTCATCTGAATGCTCTGGTCGTCAGGTAATCTTTCATgtttacaaaataaaaacaggTCTACTTCCATTTTAGGGTTAGTACTTATGCCTCCTTAAGTATTATCTTACCCACTGCCACTATCTCCAAAGCACATTCTCCTGAAGCTAGTTCCGTTACAGGAGAGAGGTGATAGCAGGCTGTCTGCAATGGACGTGCAGTTCTGGGGTTACAAAGGCTCGCACAAGAGAAATAGTCCAATAGTCCAATTAAATCTGCTCTAACCTGTTCATAGTATGTCAAAGATTACAGAAACAGAATGCAACCATTTCAATTCACTCCAATAACACAAGGCTCCATATTCATTCTCATGGTGTATGCTTGCAGGGTTGTGTCCCAATGTTCGTGAACGCTACAGCTGGTTCCACAGTGTATGGAGCATTCGATCCCATCCACGAGCTTGCAGACATCTGCGAGAAATACAACATGTGGTTACATGTGGATGTAAGTGCGTCTTCCTACTACAGATACAGTAAGGTTGTGGTGACATCGCTCATTTCAGGGTTAATTGCAACACATTTCAATGGTCGGCTGAGCTTTAGTTGGAACATATAAGCCACCTGCCGTGTCCAATCCTTATCCTCAAAACAAACTGTTGTCTTTGTTCAGGGTGCGTGGGGAGGAGGCCTACTGATGTCCAGGAAGCACAGGCACAAGCTGTGTGGTGTAGAGAGGTAGGCTACAGCCCCGAGAAGATATCCTATTTTAAACCAATCACACACACTCATTGATGGGGGCCATGGCCTGCCTTACAGTCCGTGTTACATGTTTGCAGGGCCAACTCGGTCACCTGGAACCCTCACAAGATGATGGGTGTGCCACTGCAGTGTTCTGCCATTCTGGTCAGAGAGAGGGTAAGAGCAATACGGATAGATGGGTCATCATCCCTTATGCTGTGAATGCCACGAAACCACACTTAAAGTTAAGTCGGAGGTCACAGAGAGTTGGCTACTATTCTTATGAGTGTAGCCCAGTTTGAAGGCACCGTTTGAACGTGACGTCTCTGCCTTTCGTCCGTGTCCGTTAACCACACCATTGATCTTTACAGGGAGTTTTATCAGGCTGCAACTCCATGTGCGCTGGCTACCTCTTCCAACCAGACAAACAGTACGATGTATCGTACGACACGGGGGACAAGGCCATCCAGTGTGGACGACATGTAGATATCTTCAAATTCTGGCTCATGTGGAAAGCGAAGGTAATGTGCACATATCTGTCCAAGCTCTTATTGCAATACTTAGTCAGGATTTAAAGCGTTAGCATGGAACAGAGATTGATCTTGGATGCTGATCTTGGCTCATGGAACAGGGATTGATCTTGGATGCTGATCTTGGCTCATGGAACAGGGATTGATCTTGGATGCTGATCTTGGCTCATTGAACAGGGATTGATCTTGGATGCTGATCTTGGCTCATGGAACAGAAAAAGGGTAGTTCTTGATATGAATGATCTTTCTATGTTTTGTGTATTTCCACTCCAACAGGGAACAATAGGGTTTGAACAGCACATCGACAAGTGTTTGGACCTCTCGCATTATCTCTACACTAAAATAAAGGGTCGCGAGGGCTATCAGATGGTGTTCGATGGAGAGGTGAGATTTTTCTCCCTTCATTTTCTACTTGTTTCTATTCCCAAAAACAGCAATATCTTCTAATGGATTACCCTAATAAAGGGTCAGAGGAATTACATATCTGATTCATATGAACTCATTAACTGAGATGCCCAATAGTATTCTGAGCAACACAATGTAGTGAGGCAGGCCAactctcctccctgtctgcctATAGAGGTGGTGCTAGGCTTTAGAATCCCCAATTTGAACTCCTTGTGGATTTATGAACTTGCCTTGCAGAGCCTCAGATCTCAATTTGGTCTCTTAGTGAGGTTGGCTACTTCTTCTTTAGACACTCCATTGAGTAAAGACACGAACAAACAATGTTGCTGTTTTCTTTCCACAGCCCCAGCACACGAATGTCTGCTTCTGGTACCTTCCGCCAGGCATTCGTGACATGCCCGATGgtcaggagaagagggagaagttgCATAAGGTAAGGAGTAAAGGACTCGTCAGCTTTGGCCCATgaagactatattctgtattcaGATGAGACAGCACTGACCTACTGTACATTTCTCTGAATTGTCCTTGCCTCTAAACCAGGTGGCCCCCAAGATCAAGGCGTTGATGATGGAGTCTGGAACTACCATGGTGGGCTACCAGCCTCAGGGAGACAAGGTCAACTTTTTCCGAATGGTCATCTCCAATCCTGCCGCCACCAGGTCAGATATCGACTTCTTGACCGATGAGATTGAGAGACTGGGGCAG
The genomic region above belongs to Oncorhynchus mykiss isolate Arlee chromosome 3, USDA_OmykA_1.1, whole genome shotgun sequence and contains:
- the gad1a gene encoding glutamate decarboxylase 1, which encodes MAASAPSSSGNEPDPNSTNLRPPGSSYDAWCGVAHGCSRKLGMKICGFLQKNNNLEEKIRSSKDLLDNSDRDSRFRRTETDFSNLFARDLLPAKNGEEPTMQFLLEVVDILTNYVRKTFDRSTKVLDFHHPHQLLEGMEGFNLELSDQPESLEQILVDCRDTLKYGVRTGHPRFFNQLSTGLDIIGLSGEWLTSTANTNMFTYEIAPVFVLMEQLTLKKMREIIGWPDGEGDGIFSPGGAISNMYSVMIARYKFFPEVKTKGMTAAPRLVLFTSEHSHYSIKKASAALGFGTENLILLSTDERGRVIPADLEAKVIDAKARGCVPMFVNATAGSTVYGAFDPIHELADICEKYNMWLHVDGAWGGGLLMSRKHRHKLCGVERANSVTWNPHKMMGVPLQCSAILVRERGVLSGCNSMCAGYLFQPDKQYDVSYDTGDKAIQCGRHVDIFKFWLMWKAKGTIGFEQHIDKCLDLSHYLYTKIKGREGYQMVFDGEPQHTNVCFWYLPPGIRDMPDGQEKREKLHKVAPKIKALMMESGTTMVGYQPQGDKVNFFRMVISNPAATRSDIDFLTDEIERLGQDL